Within the Bradyrhizobium ottawaense genome, the region GTCGACGAATAGACCGCGGTAGCCGCCAGCGGAACGAAGCCGAGCACCGAGCTGGTATAGGCAACGACGGCGTTCTCCTTAGCCTTGAGATGCTCGATGAGCGCGGACGTCATCCGGATCGGTCCCATCAGGTTCGTCGTGATGGTGGAAACCATGGCCGCGTCATCGACCTTGCCAGCGGCCACGTCCGGTTGCATGACGCCAGCGTTGTTGATTAGAACATTAAGGTCCGGATGATCAGCGATCAACTTCGCCGCGACTCGATCGATGCTCGTCGGATCAGTAACGTCGAGCTCAACGGCCACCATTCCGGGATTTGCCGCGATCACGGAGTCGAGGTGACCACGCCGGCGTCCCGCGATGATGACTTTATTGCCGAGCTTGTGAAGGGCCTCGGCGAGCCCGCGGCCGATACCTGATCCGCCGCCGGTGATGAAGATGGTATTGCCTGTGAGTTTCATGGGAGTGACCTAGACTTAGACTAGTGCCTCGGTATGAGGGCTGGGATCAGGAGGGAAAGCGGTTGCCGAACATCGGCAACCCACTGACGGAA harbors:
- a CDS encoding SDR family oxidoreductase translates to MKLTGNTIFITGGGSGIGRGLAEALHKLGNKVIIAGRRRGHLDSVIAANPGMVAVELDVTDPTSIDRVAAKLIADHPDLNVLINNAGVMQPDVAAGKVDDAAMVSTITTNLMGPIRMTSALIEHLKAKENAVVAYTSSVLGFVPLAATAVYSSTKAALHSYVLSQRFMLRSTKVRVLEIAPPWVRTELMNSQEAEQAMPLQEFIEQTIAALGTDTDEILVEAAKPLRANPGPNEHGLVNGFNAQMMAIFTGEQSGTSPPQAAANSAGVS